The Pirellulales bacterium genome segment TGTCAGCCACAAAAGGGCGTTGACCGCGGCCAGCATGACCGCCAGAAAGATCGCCGGACCCCAGATCGGCCAGCCGAGACCAAACGTAGCGTTTGCCGCCGCGGTGCTAACGATCGATTCCAGCGCCATCAGCGCCATCGCCGGAAACAAATGCCAGGCGACGATCGTCGAAGTCGGCACCGGCATCACGAACAACCGCGATGGATGCCCTTGCACCGCAAATATGGCCACGCCGAAGGCGAACATGTTGATCTCCATCATCATGAAACTGATGAGGAAGAAGCTCTTATCGTGCGGCAGGAGGGCCCGTTGATGCCGCAACTCCCCGAACATGATCATCGGCAAGGCATTGGCGACCACGAAGCCCACGATCAGCCACGACCGCCCGCGGCGGAGCAGTTCCCACGTCATCGCCAGGGGAATTGATCGCATATCCAAATCTCTCCTCGTCGCGAGTCGAAGGGTTTTATTTATGAGGAGGCCAGGAAGGCAGGAGACAATAACAATTAGCCGGAAATGGACGGAAATGAACGCGAATGAAGAACGAGGCAAGGTAATTTTCGTGTCCGAACAAATTCAATCCTGATTTCCGTCCATCTGCCCATCTGCGTCCATTTCCGGCTCTTCTCCTGCCTTCCTGGTCTCCTCATAAAAAAATCCGTTTCGTAGTTGTCGATGATCGTGTTATCCAGTTCGTCGTAATAACTCAGGTCGCACTGATTTGTTTAGTTGGGCTGGGGCGCGATGCGGGTGACAAAAATCTCATCGAGCGACAGGGCCGAGTCGCTGACCACGGTGGCTCCGATCGCCTCGGCCGCCCGCCGCAATTGGTCGCTCTCGCCGCTGCATGTGTAAGTCCACTCGACTCCCTCGCCCGTGCAGGAGAGCATTCCCACGAGCGACGGCGGGCGTTCGACCGATTGGCCGAACCGCAATGTCAGCCGCCGGTGCGTCTCTTTGATTTCATCCATCGCCGCGGTGAGCACGATCCGTCCCTTGTGGATGATCGCCACGCGATCGGCCACCCGCTCTACCTCATCCAGCAAATGTGACGAGAATAAGACCGTCCGCCCCTCGTCGGCGATCGTGCGGATGATGGCCCCCAGGATGTCGCGGCGCACGACCGGATCGAGCCCCGACGAGGGTTCATCCAAGACGAGCAGGTCAGGACGATGGGCGAGCGCCACGAGCAATCCGGCTCGCGCCCGCTGCCCGCGCGAGAGGTTCTTGATTTTCGCGGCGGCGTCGAGGTCGAAGGCCCGCCGCAATTCCTCGGCGTAGGCTTCATCCCAATTCGGGAAGAAGGCCTGCGTGTAGCGCATCAATTCGCCGACGCGCATCCAGTTCGGCAGATCGCGGTCTTCCGAGAGGTAGCCGATGCGGCCGAGCGTGCCGACCGGGTTCTCGACCGGATCGAGTCCGAACACGCGGACCGCGCCGAACTGCGGCTTGAGCAAGCCGAGAAGATGCTTGATCAGTGTCGTCTTCCCGGCGCCGTTGCCGCCGATCAGGCCGAACACTCCGCCGCGCGGGATCGTGAGCGAAACATCGTCGAGCGCAGTTTGGTCGCCAAACCGCCGGATCACATGGCGAATCTCGACGATCGACGGGGCCGTTGAATCGTATGGAGCGAGCATGGGAGCGTTCCTGACGGGAGAGACTTTTTGTGGCACGGGACCGTGCCGCCGCGTTTCAGTCGTAGGTCAGGCTTCTAGCCTGACGAATCTCGGCAAAAGTCAGGCTGGAAGCCTGACCTACATACTTGCTTCCTCATTCCGCATTGGCAGCACTCCGCACCGGCAGCGCCGCGCTCCGCTGCTCGACGAGCTTGATGAGATCTTCGAACGAAACGTCCATCTGCCGCGCTTCGGCCAGCAGGGCATCGATCCGCTGCGTGAGGATTTTGATCCGCTCGCGGCGGGCCAGCGGCGAACCCTGATCGGAGATGTAGGTCCCGGCCGTGCGCCGCTTCTCGACGATCCCGGCCAATTCGAGTTCGCGATAGGCTCGGGCTACCGTGTTCGGATTGATGATTAGCCGCTCCGCCAAAACGCGAATCGGCGGCAATTCATCCCCCGGATTCAACCGGCCGGAGGCGACCAGGTATTTGATCTGATTGACGATCTGCAAATAGATCGGCAGGCCGTCGTTGGGAGCGATGTGAATTTGCACGGTCAGTTCTCGCCGCGGCAAGGCTTCGACAATGGAGATGCCGACCTCGGAGTCACTTGTATTAACTCAATAATACAAACTGCGGCGAGCGTGTCAAGGGGTGGTATATTGAGAATCAGTAGGTCAGGCTTCTAGCCTGACGAATCTCGGTGGAAGTCAGGCTAGAAGCCTGACCTACGCGAAACGGCCGCTTTACCACGGCTGTCGCGAGGAGAAATGATGTCCGCCCAACAGCCAGCCACTGACCGCTTGATCTTTGTGGCCGATCTAGCGGAACTACGAGAGCGGAAGGTTGTGGTCGTGCAGGGGCCTGACCGCCCGATTGCCGTCTTTGCGCATGGAGACACAGTTTCGGCCGTGGACAACCGCTGCCCGCATCTTGGCTTTCCGCTGCACCGCGGGACGGTGGAGGACGGCATTCTCACTTGCCATTGGCATCATGCCCGGTTCGATCTGGCGAGCGGCTGCACGTTTGATCTCTGGGCCGACGACGTGCAGCGATACGAGGTCGTGGTTCGCGGCGGGCGGGTCTTCGTCGATGTCGGCGGGGCGCGTCTCGATCCCCGCAGCCATTACGAGCGCCGCCTCCGCGAAGGGCTGGAACAGGACATTGACCTCATTCAATCCAAATCGGTCATCGGGCTACTGGAAATGGGAGTCGAGCCGAGCGCGATCGTCCGCGAGACGGCGCTCTTCGGCGTGGCCAACCGCGATGATTGGGCCTCGGGGCTCACTTCGCTCACGGCCCTGGCGAACCTCGCGCACCATCTCGACCGACACACGGCCTTCCTGGCGATCTGTCAGGGCGCGCGCCGCGTTGCTTCCGATTGCGATGGCCAGCCGCCGCGCCGCGAGCGCCGGCCGCTCGAAACGGCCGACCTCGAATTCGCAACGCTCAAGCGCTGGTTCCGCTATTGGACGCTGGTGCGCCATCGCGACGGCGCGGAGCGCACGCTGCTCACGGCGATCCGCAACGGCGCCTCGCCGGCCGATCTGGCCGATATGCTCTTCGCCGCAGCCACCGACCGCTTTTACGCCGACAGCGGCCACGTGCTCGATTTCGCCAACAAGACGTTTGAGCTGCTGGACCTGATCGGCTGGGAGCATGCCGAGGCCGTGCTGCCGGCGATCGTGCCGCAATTGGTCTCGGCCCGCGGCGGCGAAGAGCAGAACGCCTGGCGGCATCCGCAAGACCTCGTGCCGGTGCTGCGCGGCGTCGAGCAGCAACTTTCAGAATTGGTCGAGCGCGGCCGCGGCAAATCGTGGGACGACGTGCTCGGCCTGTCGAGCGCGCTCTGGGATGACGATCCGCTGAAGATCATCGAAGCTCTCAAGCAGGCGATTGTTGGCGGTGCTCGCCCGGAGCAGCTTTCGCAGGCCTTGGCCCATGCCGCGGCGTTGCGGATTGCGCGGTTCGGCACAGCCAATGAATTCGGCGATTGGATCACGGCGCTGCACAGCTTCAGCTTTGCCCACGCGCTCGATTGCGTGCTCCGCCGCGCGCCGTCGCTGGAAATCCTGCGCGGCGTGTTTCACGGGGCGATCTCCGTCTATCTCGACCGATTTCTGAACATCCCGCCGGCGCCCATGCCCGGAGAGCGGCGGCCGCTGGACGACGAGCCGAGCGGCGCCGACGAGCTGCGGCAGCGTTTCCTTGATCTGCTCGACGAGCGGCACGAAGTGGAGAGTGCCGCGCGAGTGGTTGCTCGCTATCTGCACCTCGGCCATCCGGTTGGGCCGCTCATCGACACGTTCACTCTCGCCGCCGTGCGCGAGGATGCTGATTTTCACAGTTTCCAAGTGCTCGAGGCCGCCGTCCGGCAGTACGAGCGCTGGCCGAACGGCTCCGAGCGCGACCACTTTCTGATCGCGGCCGCCCGTTTCCTGGCCGCCCATTCGCCGACCCAACGCACGCAATTGCAAACGGCGGAGGTCGCACTGCGGCTGCATCGCGGCGACGGACTCTACGAGGCGGATTACGAGTAGCCTCTTATTGATTTATGGCGCGAATGGCTACACCGGCGAGTTGATCGCGCGGGAGGCGGTGCGGCGCGGGATGCAGCCGATTCTCGCAGGTCGCAGTTCAGAGGCGATCGGCCGCCTCGCCGCCGAGTTGAATTGCCCGAGCCGATCATTCGCGCTAGGGTCCGCCGCGGCGACTGCAGCGCATCTGGCCGGAGTCCGCGTGGTGCTGAATTGCGCCGGGCCGTTTTCGGCCACCGCCGGGCCGATGATCGAGACTTGTCTGACCGCCAAGGTCAATTACTTGGACATCACCGGCGAGATCGATGTCATTGAAGCAGCGGCCCGGTTGCACGAGCGGGCTGTCGCGGCCGGGATCGCGATCATCCCGGCCGTCGGTTTCGACGTTGTGCCGAGCGACTGCCTGGCGGCTATGCTCGCGGCGGCTCTTCCCTCGGCCACGCACCTGCAACTGGCCTTCACCGGTGGGCCGATCAGCCGCGGCACGGCGAAGACCCTGCTGGACGTGCTTCCGCACGGTGGCCGAGTGCGCATCGATGGCCAGATTCGCCGCGTGCCCATTGCGTGGAAGACTCTTGAAGTGCCGTTTCCGAAGCGAAAGCGTTCCGCGGTCACAGTCCCCTGGGGAGACGTGGCCAGCGCATTTCATTCGACCGGCATCCCGAACATCGAGGTCTATGTGGCGATGCCACTGCCAGAGATTCGCCGAATGCGGCGGATGAAGTGGCTCCTGCCGCTATTGAGGTTTGGTCCGTTTCGTTGGATCTTGCAACGCGTAATTGAGTCGCGAATCACCAGTCCGTCGGCTGCCCAGCGCGAGGGGCAACAAGCGTCGCTGTGGGGTCGAGCCAGCGATGCGGCCGGCAGATCGGTCGAGGCAACGCTCGTCGTTCACAGCGGCTACAAGTTGACCGCGCTTACCGCGCTGGCCAGCGCCGATCGCGTTCTCGCGGGCAATGTTCCCCTCGGATTCTCGACGCCATCGCGTGCTTTTGGGAAAGAGTTCATCCTGTCGATTGCCGGAACAGAATTGAAAAGGAGCGATCGACTCACCAAGTGACGGCGTCGATGTTGTCCTTATTGAACGCGACCGGGGCGCCGAGAATAATGTTGTCGCCTTCGATTTCGAGCTTGCCGAGGCGGCCGGCGGCGAACGATTTGTCCCCCGGCTTGAGCGCGCCGCTGGCGAGCGCGTCGGCTGCCAAGACGGTCGCGTAGCCAAGGTCCATCGTGTTCCAGAGGATCACGGTCTCGGTGATCCCCTCGTGGACATAGGTCTTGTTGTCCCTGGGCAATCCCAGTCCGACGACTTTCACGTCGGTGCGGCCCGATTGCTTCACCGCCTCGGCCGCGCCGGGCACGGCAGGGGAGCAGATGGCCATGATCAGCTTCACTTTCGGGTAGGCGTTCAAGATCGCCGTGGCCTCCTGCTTCGCCTTGTCTTGCTTGTCGTCGCAAGGGCGGAGCACGGCCATCTTGATCTGCGGATACTTTTCCGCCCGCCGGGCTTCGATCCGCTTCTGCCATTCGATCATGTTCGCCGCCGTGAGCGAGGCCGTGATGATCGCAAACTCCCCTTCGCCGTTCATCACTCGGGCCGCATTATCCATGAGGGCTCGGCCGATGCCGTCGGGCGTGGCCTGGTTGACGAAGAAATCGCGAGCGTCGGGATCGGCGTCGGAATCCCAGGTGACGATTTTGATGCCGCGGTCGCGAGCGCGGCGCAGGGCGGTGGAAATCCCCTCGCGGTTTTCGACTGCCACGGCGATCACGTCCACGCCGCGGGTGATCCAAGTCTCGACGATCTCGTTCTGCTTGGCGGGGTCCGGCTCGCGCGGGCCGTCCCACAACAGCTTGACGTTTAACTGCCGAGCCGCCTCCTCGGCGCCCGCTTGGCAGGCGATGAAGTAGGCATTTCCCTTGCTCTTCGGCATCATCGCGATCGTGAGCGGCTTACGTTTGGCCGAGTCGCCCGCACGTTCGGTTGTTTCGCCATTCTGCGGCTTCGCGGAATCCGTGGCGCCCGGCGAAGAACTTCCCGATTCCTTCGGCAGTGAACGGACCAGCAGCCAATTGCTCGCGGCAATGAT includes the following:
- a CDS encoding Rieske (2Fe-2S) protein, encoding MSAQQPATDRLIFVADLAELRERKVVVVQGPDRPIAVFAHGDTVSAVDNRCPHLGFPLHRGTVEDGILTCHWHHARFDLASGCTFDLWADDVQRYEVVVRGGRVFVDVGGARLDPRSHYERRLREGLEQDIDLIQSKSVIGLLEMGVEPSAIVRETALFGVANRDDWASGLTSLTALANLAHHLDRHTAFLAICQGARRVASDCDGQPPRRERRPLETADLEFATLKRWFRYWTLVRHRDGAERTLLTAIRNGASPADLADMLFAAATDRFYADSGHVLDFANKTFELLDLIGWEHAEAVLPAIVPQLVSARGGEEQNAWRHPQDLVPVLRGVEQQLSELVERGRGKSWDDVLGLSSALWDDDPLKIIEALKQAIVGGARPEQLSQALAHAAALRIARFGTANEFGDWITALHSFSFAHALDCVLRRAPSLEILRGVFHGAISVYLDRFLNIPPAPMPGERRPLDDEPSGADELRQRFLDLLDERHEVESAARVVARYLHLGHPVGPLIDTFTLAAVREDADFHSFQVLEAAVRQYERWPNGSERDHFLIAAARFLAAHSPTQRTQLQTAEVALRLHRGDGLYEADYE
- a CDS encoding saccharopine dehydrogenase NADP-binding domain-containing protein — encoded protein: MIYGANGYTGELIAREAVRRGMQPILAGRSSEAIGRLAAELNCPSRSFALGSAAATAAHLAGVRVVLNCAGPFSATAGPMIETCLTAKVNYLDITGEIDVIEAAARLHERAVAAGIAIIPAVGFDVVPSDCLAAMLAAALPSATHLQLAFTGGPISRGTAKTLLDVLPHGGRVRIDGQIRRVPIAWKTLEVPFPKRKRSAVTVPWGDVASAFHSTGIPNIEVYVAMPLPEIRRMRRMKWLLPLLRFGPFRWILQRVIESRITSPSAAQREGQQASLWGRASDAAGRSVEATLVVHSGYKLTALTALASADRVLAGNVPLGFSTPSRAFGKEFILSIAGTELKRSDRLTK
- a CDS encoding ABC transporter ATP-binding protein, producing MLAPYDSTAPSIVEIRHVIRRFGDQTALDDVSLTIPRGGVFGLIGGNGAGKTTLIKHLLGLLKPQFGAVRVFGLDPVENPVGTLGRIGYLSEDRDLPNWMRVGELMRYTQAFFPNWDEAYAEELRRAFDLDAAAKIKNLSRGQRARAGLLVALAHRPDLLVLDEPSSGLDPVVRRDILGAIIRTIADEGRTVLFSSHLLDEVERVADRVAIIHKGRIVLTAAMDEIKETHRRLTLRFGQSVERPPSLVGMLSCTGEGVEWTYTCSGESDQLRRAAEAIGATVVSDSALSLDEIFVTRIAPQPN
- a CDS encoding GntR family transcriptional regulator; the protein is MPRRELTVQIHIAPNDGLPIYLQIVNQIKYLVASGRLNPGDELPPIRVLAERLIINPNTVARAYRELELAGIVEKRRTAGTYISDQGSPLARRERIKILTQRIDALLAEARQMDVSFEDLIKLVEQRSAALPVRSAANAE